The Colletotrichum destructivum chromosome 8, complete sequence genome includes the window CAATCCGCTATTCGTATCATGATAAGTAACATGATCCAATGAACTCAAACTTTCGAGGGTTTGCTATGGCGGAGATCTCGGCCACTGACACCTTTAGCATGGCCAGTACGACGGTCAGCCAGGAGAAGGCATTGACAAAGACTTGGTTCTACACGGGCAGTCTAGAGACGTCCACTGACCATTTCCACAACGAATGTCCACCCTAAGTTGGGGCATCGTGTGCGGAGCTTCTTTTATCCCTCGATGGCTTGCGGAGTGTCTACCGTGTGCTGAAAGTACGGGCCTTAAGACGCGAAGTCTACAGCCATCTTACTTATGAAGTACAGCTCTATAATACTATTGAGGAGCCTACATCCTCTGGAAAGCTGGTTTTCCAGGCCGGGGTTTTACATCTAGAAGTCATTATGGTCACTTCGGGAGAGACCTTAATGATAGAGTACGATGAGCATGGTTCAGATAGAGATCCCCTGAGAAAGCATACGTTTTCTGTTGAAATTGATGCCTATGCCTATTGAGAAGTGACCAAGTTGGCTGAGATATGCTACAGAATCTCTTAGAGCAAGTTTTTGAATGCGGAAGACTGTGCAAAGCGGCAGGAAACAACTGTTCTGGTTTCTGAGAGGAAGCTGACGAATGGGTTTGACTTAATTGGCTCCTCCTGGAACAGCATTGAAGCTGAGCATGTTTTATTTCGAATATACGGGCTCCAGAAAGGGATTATAGGGCTGCTTGGTCTTTAATACTCATTTGGAGACTTTTGAGGAATCGCTGTTGACGGTCTTGAGGAAGTCGCAATATACGGATTTGACAATACTGCTACTGTTGGAACGCCGATCGGATTATCGATGGGAAAGTGGGGACAACGGCCTAGCTGGGCCAATCAGATCACATGGATCCATCTCCGTCAGGGTAGGTCCGTCTGGCCAGCCATATCACGGCCTTCGTcgattgctgcccttcacGTTAGATCCTCTCTTCTACACACCCATGAATCCACGAATACCCTCATCTATTGAGACCGTTCGTTATCAGTCGAGTGACCTGTGAAACCAACAGCTACGATCGGAGAGCTTTGCAAGATAGCGGTCAGCTCAACGACGCAGTTCTTCCGCGATAGTTCTCTCGACGCAGTCTTCACATTTCAAACGGCGAAATTGTATTCTGTTATCGATCGATCTTAAAGGTTGGCTTTCAGTAATCTGCTGAATCAGAAAGCAGATTTCGAAAAGATTGTTCAGAAACAGCTCTCCAAACCGCCAGTTACCTAAGCCTGGATTTTGATGGTCAATGGTGTGCACCTTCAGACAGATCACGGTTCACGACGAGCGGGATAGAAAAAAATGCTTCTGCTAGAAGTCATTTCTTTGGCCCTGGCAGAGTGATAACCCCCTTTGGTTGTAAGACGGTATCTGAACTTGACTGCTCTTGCCTCTTCACAGAAATCCCAATAGACACGCTTGGAAATACCACAAGAACTGTCTACAACTACGTCCACTTGAAGCCCGTTGAAACGACCGATGCCAATGAGAATCTATTCAGATTCCGCTATGTCGCTTTTAGTGAGCTTGTAGGACAGGCAAGACTTGGCTAGGTGGACGAGTCACTGGGCGACTCGACTGAAGATGTCGAGCTGGATGTTATGGCAGAACGCCTTGACGAGCTATAGCTGAGCTCGTTGATCCGCTGTTGGGGACTCTGAGCAGCCGCACAGTCACGCACCGGACTGCGTTCTACTTTGGCCAGGCAATGGATCGAAGCGGCGTAACCATGCCCATGTCCCTGGTTTGGCAGGCAATCCTTACACGGGACAAACATCATCACACGGAGGATTGGCGAGGGCGCAAGACTTTTATTACCTTCACATACTTTGATGGCAGTGGGCGTCGTGCTCGAAATGTTCAGCTAGCCCAACACAGCGGGACAAAGTCACCACCGCAGTGGCGATTTGCCTCCGGGAAACGTACCGACAGCCGCGGTACCATGTTCCAGCATCACGAGCCGTTCTTCGACGCCTCACATAACTTTGCAATGGAAAAGTACGAGAAAAAGACATCAAATATCACGCTTCTAGATGCGCACGACCGCGCGGTTGACGAGCTGCAGCCAACCACACCTGGATCAAATCGCGCTTCCAGCCATGGCAAACCACATTCTACGATGCGGGCGATGCTGTGTTGTGCGAATTCCCTTGAGAGGACGCAGATATCAGCCAACAGTTCCAGAGCCTCCCAAGGGAGGGAGACTTACCATCCTACCTGGTACACGCGTCAACGAAAAATGGCCACTGCAGCTGATGAcatggccgccgagaggTCATCGCTCTACGTCGACTCTCACAGCGTCACCCACGTTGATACTAATCGGCGAGCCATCCTCTCGACGGTCAGCGATGGTGCGGAAACAGTCCTCTCAACGCGCCATAGCTACAATGTGCTTGGAAATATGAAAACCAGGATGCCGCATctgacgccctcggccaacTCGCCGAGATCGATTCGTACGACTTTCTAGGCCTTGCCGCCAAAGACTCCCCGCAATTAACTAAAAGCACCTACTTCCTAGCCCCACCGCCCCTCCCATACCCTAACCACCTACTTAGCACCTATTTACATTAGAAGTGCTACTTGTTTTGCCTATACATTATAAGGCATGCTGTCAACCACTTCTATAGAGATGCTAGCTATGTACTTTAATATAGGCTGGATCAAGCCACTAGGTCTTACAATGTCAACTTAGGTTGCTATAGTTGTTGTTACTTTTGCTGTTGCCGAGAAGCTTGTTGTTACAAATGTTGTAGTTGTTTTTGTAGTTAACAAATTCGAGTCAGTATGACCAAGCTTTTTGTGCATGGTCAAACGGTTCCTCTAAAGAGATAGTGAACTCCCTCCTACTTGAGGTATCTACACCTACGCAACGGGTCAGCCCGCTTCATGGGACTGTTGGCCTTATGTACTAGCAGGCCAACACAGATAGATGAACGAAGCCAGGCCAAACAGCTCACCATGTGGATATATCTTCTTACTGTATTCGTGTGCGTGTGTATATTTATAGGACCAGTCTTCCATCATGCATAACCCTCTAGAGCCTCTTTTCTATAGGCTTTAGGCCTGCAGAGCTCAAGTAGCCTACATCTTAGGAGATTCTCTAAGACTTTCCATACTTAGACTTAGGCACTATAGGCTTAGTCCTCTAAGTTATCTTAACGTGCGCAAAGGGTCGCTGTGCCCTTTGTATACGCATAAGCTAACACATAGCCCTACTATGTGACATTAGGCTTTACTGCTCTCGGTTTAGTAAATTTCTTTTTTAAAGAATGACGGAGTTGTTAGTTTGAGGTAGACCTACTTCTTGCAACAATTAAAGCATATTTGAGGTCGTTCCTCCAAAACGAGGAGTCCATGCCTGTTGCAACGCCGCCAGCTTCGCCCCATTTTTTAGAACCGCCACCCTTAATGAACTCTCGTGGACCCTTGACTGTAGATGCACGGGATCTGCCAGCAGGGGGGGGAATTGTAGACGCTAGCTGGATAGAGGCACGTTGCCTGCCTCTGACTTGAACTTGCACTTCAGGGAATCCTGCGGAAGATTTTGCGACCCGCCAGCGCCAGACAAGACGTCTAATGCCACTTCCGTTCGTCCAGTTTGCGTCTGTAACTCTAGTTGACTGACTAGATAGAAAAGCGTTGGTAATGTCGATTGTAGCGTCATTGGCGCCAGTGAGACCAAACCATTCTCGTATTCCTCGATAGGACAATCCATGTATTGGCAAACTTTGAACTAAGACAGCTGTGTACATTGGGAGGAGAAAAAAGTAGTAAAAAAGATTCATAATAGCAGTTAGAAAGATTAGAATGAAAGTCGTTAGAAATATTAGAGATCTAAGAATGCTGGAGCTAGTGAGGGCGTAAAGTGGCTTTTTATAATGAACTTTAAGGTTCTTGTTCCTAAAGGTAAGGGGGTAAAACAATAGACCTGTGCTGTCTTTTTATAGATTTAGCCACGCTGTTTACTAATACCTAAGATTACTTGAAGGCTATTTTCTAGGTTGAAGCCTGTAGCTAACCACTTGTTATCACTAAGCAACTCAGGTAAGTTACTTAACACTAATTAAACGTACATTAAGTGCATTATCTTTTACAACTATTAATCTGCACGTTAGCTGCTCATTGCTAAGCAGCCTGGCTACTTAATGGCGTACTTATTTCCTAAAAGACCTAGGAATCCTGTGAGAAATAAGTCAGCTGTCTATAGTGTCTGTCCGGAGGACCCATCCAATGTAGGCCTCAAAAACAATAGAGCTAGTAGTCTTTCTAACCAATGCAGTCTCTTTTTGTGTATGCCTGCATGCAACTTGCTTCTAATAATAAGACAGGCTTAGCTTACCTCTTGATTAAGGATTATCCTAACTGCTTTAATATAGCTATAGGTAGCGTTATAGAGAGAATCTTGCTAAGTGGTTACTAAATCTAATGGAACATGCTTCGCTAAGATGCTGTAGTTTGTAATTACTATATTTTATGCAGACAGGCATCTTGTTTCTAAAATCAATAAGATTTTGACAAGGAGAATCCTGGGGTTTTAAATATCTCTTAAATGCAACAAAGCTTTGGACCCACTTCCGACTTTGCTCTACTAAGGCTAACAAAAGTACCTAATAAAGCAGCATTTCTGTGGTAGGCATCCTTGTCGACCTGCTTTTGGTCGTTCAAagcctcgccatcgccggtcGGCGCGGCTGTGATGTTGGAGGCGAAATCGCTCCAGTCCTGGCTGATGATGTCCCGGCCCTGCCAGAAGTCGGCGGGGTCGGGAAAAGGGAGTGACAGGGACGCCGCGTCAGAACCGACTGTGATGCGGTATGTCTGTAAGGATTCTGGGCGAGGAAACGGTGGCTGACGAGCGGCGGTCGAAACAGTCTCGTCGTAGGAGGGGGGTGGTAGGTAGTTCTCGGGGTAGTCAGCGCTCATTTTCGACTTCTGAGTTGCGCTTATCAGCGCAGGTTCTATGACTTAGAAGATTGGGGCAAGCAACGCCGGTATGAATGTGTAGAAGCTGAATTTCGAGGACGGTTGTACAAAGAAGTAAGCAGACGACAGGGGGATGCTAAATACATATCGGGGTTTGAATATCGACAGCAACAGGGAGCTTGGCCAAGTCATTCGTTTTGATCCGAAGGCCCATGTACCTACCATCCGAATGATTACTGCAAATTCAGCTGTAGGAATAGGAGGAACACCTGTCTATCTATGATTCAGTCTACAACTAAGGAAGCTACTGGACCACAAGGGGGTTAATAAGACTGAGGCGCTAGCCTGTATCTCTGAGGTCGCATATATCGACAAGGGTTGTCGGACTGGCCCGATGATGTTGCTGCATCGTATTGGCGCAGGGTGGACGGACACCGGGGATGTGAACTGGCAAGACTTTGATGAGTTGCCTCATCCGTCCGAGCAGAGCGACGAATTGCATACGCATCAGGCCAATCTCCCTCATCCCTCGGCACCAGAACACGTAACCAACAGACAAACAAACGACGAACAGAGTCCAGACATACAGACGACGAACGGACCGACGGGTCTGGACCCCTGTTGCAAGTCCATCTTGGGGAGGTGGTTCGCACAAGTTCGGGTAAAAACCCCACGACACTAAACCACAATGACCGACACAACCAGACGACCAAACCACACCTCGCTTGCAGGAAGCATTAGCAGGGATGCTACATGTACAGGCTACATGGATGGCATGGTAGCTGTGTACCTATCCTCTATAGCTGAAGTCGCAACCTCTTTGCTCGTCTAATCAAGAGTTCCACGAGATTCATCACCGTCAGCACATGCAGTCGCTTCATGGGCTACGTCTTCCCAATTCCACATTGTTGTTTATAATgctatctccctctctccctatTCATATTCGTCTACTTCCTTTTCTCATCTTCGAGAGCCAAGAGCTTGGCTTATTTTGCTCCTTAAGTGGGTAGGCAGGCAATCCATTTGCCAGATCATTGCGGGCCACTCCGTGCAGTCTCATCACTATGGCGGCCAACAATACCTGTGTTTCGCAGGGCGACCACGACTTCGGGCCCGTCGTTGATCCTTGCATTCGCAAATTCGACTTCACTCTCCTTTTCGAGGACACCATACTTTCCATTGTCCCGTCGGCCATCTTCGTTCTCCTGGCGGCGTTGAGAATCCTTTCTCTTCAGTCCCGGCCCAACGTTGCAGGCAACATCTTCCGCCTTGTCAAACTGGTTAGCTGAGCCCTTGTGGTCTCATTATGCCTTCATCCCGGCCGTCTGTTTCGGTTCGGCAGCTTACCATGACGCCTATAGGTTCTCATATGCATTCTTACCGCAATCGCAGTCGCACTTACCGCTCTGTGGGCGCGCGAAGAAGGTCTGTCATTGAACAGCAAGGCGGCAATCGCCGCGGCGGTCCTGTCCATCATTGACGgtctggccgccgccgctctgtCTTTTACTGAACACTCCAGATCCGTTGGCCCCTCCCTGTTGCTGAGTGCCTTCTTGGTCCTGTCAACCATTTTCCACGGCGTACGCCTCAGGACTCTTTGGCTGAAGTCGGTTGGGATTCCAATCGCGTCTCTCTCCACCGCCTCTCTCGCTCTGAAGCTGGTCATTCTGGTCCTGGAGGAACAGAGCAAGAGACGATGGATCATCGGCGAAAAAGAGGCCTGGAGCTCGGAAGAGACTGCTGGGCTATCCAATCGCATCGGTTTCCATTGGCTTAacgtccttctcctcaagGGATACTCGGCTGCTCTTTCCATCGCCAAGCTGCCCATCATCGATAGCAAGCTTCTGTCTGAGTCGTTGTGGGAGCGTATCGGGCTTAGATGGAAGACAAGTAGGTGAAACCTTGCCTGACATCATAACTAAAACCTGGCTAAACGAGATGGTTTCTTTTGATAAAGCATCCAAGGAGGGGAACAATGTGTTGCTCGGAACAGTTTTCTCGGTGTTGAAATGGCCCATCTTGGCTCCGATTCCCGCCTACCTTATCATCGTGGGACTTCAACTAGCGCAGCCATTACTGATCAGTTCCATCATGGCATACCTTGCGACTCCCGTTGACCATAGTGAGCACCAGAAGAACACTGGCTACGGCCTCATCGGAGCCTATGGCCTGGTCTACCTCTGCATCGCAGTAAGCTGGCCGCATCTCAGCATTTCCGTCCGACACCCAAGCTAATTGACGCTGCTCCAGGCTGTGACGGCTATGTGTCAGCATCTGGTGTACCGCTATGTGTCCATGATGCGTGGTTGTCTGGTTCTTTTGATCTACCAGAAGACGACGTCCATGAGTGTGGTCGCGGCGGAGGATGCAGCCGCTGTCACGCTTATGAGCACTGATATTGAGAGAATAATTAACGGCATGTCGAAGCTTCACGAGAGCTGGTCAACTCTTCTTCAGATGGCTGTGGCCTTGGCTCTGCTGTACAGACAACTCGGCATCGTTTTTGTCGTTCCTCTGAGTCTTTTTCTCTGTaagtcatcatcatcatcatcatcatctacCACCTGTATCGTACCCCAGCTGATGTCTATGGTCAGTTTGCGCGGTTGGTGCCGGCTACTTGTCCGGCTCAGCAGGGACATTCCAGGCATCTTGGATGAAGGCAATCGAAAAGAGAGTCTGTAAGCTTATAAGGCCCTTTTCCCATTGACCATTGAACCATGCATTTGGGCTAATCAGCACGCAGCTGTGACCTCCTCCGTGTTGGGATCAACGAAGGGTGTCAAGCTCTCTGGGTTTTCTGATAAGATGTCTCAAATCATCCAAGACCTCCGCTTGAAAGAGATTGCCTCTGCCGCCAGGTTTAGAACCATGCTGCTTTTCATCGTAATCCTATGTAAGTTTTGTTTTGATTTGATGCCACGACGTGGGCAAGGTCACCAAGCCTGGTTGCTGATCTGCAGCAGCATACGCACCAGGATCCATCTCTCCGGTTGTTACCTTTGGTGCATACACGGCTATTGCTCAAAGGGACCACACCGCACTCGACTCGAACCGCATCTTTACATCCCTTGCCTTGCTCAACCTCATCACGCAGCCCCTCAACGAGCTGTTTGCCCACCTGCCCAACATAATGGCGGCGATCGCCTGCTTTGGGCGTGTCCAAGCCTTTCTTCTGTCCCCGGACACCTCGGCCAAGGCAGGTGCCGGCCAGTCTTCGACAAAGCGAGCCAGCACCGCCTCCGCTGAGGGATCGCTGAGCAATCTTTCGGTTCCCCCAGACACGGAGAAGCAgccctcgatgatggcgacgcccGCAACAGGACATGCCCTTGAAATTCGACAGGCCAAATTCGGTTGGAAGGCGGATGTGGAGCCGACATTGTCGGATGTGACGCTGGATATTCCTCACGGCAAGCTGACCATGGTCGTCGGGCCCGTTGCCTCTGGAAAGTCGACCCTGCTCAAGGCAATCTTGGGCGAGACGCCTGTTTCCGAGGGGACTATTGCCCGATCTTCCAACAGCATTGCTTTCTGCGACCAAGTCCCCTGGTTGACGAACGAGACCCTTCGCCGCAACGTCACCGGCTTCTCTCACTTTGACGCCTCTTGGTATACCACTGTCATCCGGGCATGTGctctcgaggacgacatTGCCACGTTTCCCGAAGGGGATCAAGTCATAATCGGTAGCAAGGGCGTCGCACTCAGCGGCGGTCAGAAGCAACGGGTGGTAAGTCAGCACATGTCGACGCATGGAATGTTTCCACACTGGGGAATTGAGGCTCACGAGATTTCGCATAGGCAGTCGCCCGAGCTGTCTACTCAAGACGAGACATTGCCATCTTCGATGATGTGTTCAGCGGCCTCGACTTTGAGACGCAGAACCGAATCTTCAACAACGTTTTCGGCTCCTCTGGTCTCCTGAGACAGCGAAACACCACAGTCCTCTTCGTCACTCACGCCGGTTTGTTGCTGCCATGGAAAACTCTTTCACTCTGGTCAGATTCTAACCTCATGTTCGTAGTCCACATACTGCCAAAGGCAGACTACGTCATCGCACTGGAAGGCACCGGCAAGATCGCCTGCCACGGAACCTTTGACGAACTCAACAAGCAAAGCGGCTACATCAACAAGTTTAATCTCGCCGTCAAGGAAGACGAGATTGATCAGGAAGCGGCGCGAGACGACGGCAAAGCCGCGTACGAGCCGGCGAGAAACCACAAAGCCTCGGAGAGCAGCGTGAATGAGGACATTCAACGCCTGGGAGATCGATCAGTCTACAAGTACTATTTCAAGGCAACTGGCTACCGCAGCGTCGTCATTTTCGTCGTTTTGCAGATCATCTGGGTCTTCCTGACGAAATTCCCCGGTATGTCCTAACCACCACACGTCGAATATCTTGCAAAAGAGCACCAAGCTGACGTTTCACTCACCAGAAATCTGGCTCTCTTGGTGGGGTGAGGCCAACGACCGGCATCCTAATCAAGAGACGGGCAAGTACATGGGGATCTACAGCGCCCTTCAAGTCTGTTCGCTCATTGCCCTGGCTGTTACCTGTTGGTGAGTGCACGGAGGAGCGTCGCAGTAAATCGGTAATCTCGAAACTAATCGGGTCATCTTAGGCATACCGTTCTGGGCATGGCCGCTACCTCCGGCATCAAGCTTCACTTGATTCTTCTTGAGAAGGCACTTGGGTGAGACGATATTCCATCTGCATACCGCTTCGATCGTTCTTTTAACTGATGGCTTTTGCACCAGGGCACCCATGTACTTTTTCAGCACGACTGATACCGGCTCGATCGTCAACAGGTGATTCCCCACCTCTGTGGCAAGTATTCAAGGCTGATATCGTCCCCAGATTCAGTCAGGACATTCAGCTGATCGACGCCGAACTCCCGATTTCTCTCCTCAATGTTGCTGCCAGTGAGTACCCATGGTTCCTTGCATGTCCTATGAGGCCTACGAAACTCACACACACTTTCATTTAGACGGGCTCATGTGCATCGCTCAAGCGTTGATGATCATTCCTGTGTCGTACCAACTCATTGCTGctttcccctttctctttGGTGTCCTTTGGGTCATTCAGAGATTCTACTTGCGGACTTCCCGCCAACTTCGCttcctcgatctcgacgcCAAAACCCCAATGTAGTACGTCGCctccccgtctctctctctcccatatatataaaaaaagaaagagggaaaCACGCATCATCTGACTCCCTCACAGCTCCCAATTCTTGGAAACCCTGAGTGGCCTTCCAACGATCCGCGCTTTCGCCTGGCAAAAGGATCTAACGCTGCTGATGCGCGAGCGCCTGGACACCTCGCAAAGGCCGATGTACCTCCTGTACAGCATCCAGCGATGGCTCACCCTGGTTCTCGACCTCACTGTGGCGGCTCTTGCAATTGTCCTGATCTCGGTTGCCGTCGCTCTGAGAGGCCGTGTCGGTGCCGGCTTCGCCGGCGTTGCCTTGTACAACATCATGGGACTCAGTAGCGCCAtgaaggccgccgtcaccgtctgGACGATTCTCGAGACCTCTATCGGTGCGGTCGCGCGCGTCAAGACCTTTGCCGAGCAGACCCCCCGCGAGAAAAAGCCCAACGAGTCGCAGACCCCTCCCGCGTCCTGGCCCAAGACCGGAGCGATTACGTTTGACAACGTCACTGCTTCCTACTCTGAAGGGTTGGAACCGGTTCTTTCGGAGGTGTCCTTCACGATCTCACCCGGCCAGAAAGTTGGCATCTGCGGAAGAAGTGGCAGGTAAGCTTGCCAGTCTCTGGCGATCTTGAGGAGACCACTAACAGGTATCTCTTCGCAGTGGCAAAagctctcttcttctctctctgcttCGGCTTATCGACTGCAGCGAAGGCAAGATCCTCATTGACAACATCGATACGTCGACAATGCCTCGCGAGTTGCTGCGACAGCGTTTGAACGCCCTACCACAGGAACCTCCGTTCTTCAGCGGATCGATCCGCCTGAACTGCGATCCTCAAGGCACTGCCTCTGACGAGGACATCATTGACGCTCTTCGCACCGTTGGCATTTGGGAGGTCATTGAGGGTAAGGGCGGGCTCAACGCGGAGTTCTCCGATGACTTCTTCTCGCACGGTCAGAAGCAGGTGTTCTGCCTGGCGAGGGGCATCTTGTGCCCGTCGAATATTGTCGTCATGGATGAGGCTACGAGCAGGTATGTGTCAACCATTTCCCCCCAGTGTCTCGGTTGTAATGATCGACTCGAGCTGACATGTCGTACCAGCGTTGACATCGACACGGAGAAGAACATGATTGAGGTCATTCGGAAACGTTTCGGAAATGCGACGATAATTTCAGTGGCACACCGACTAGATACCATCCTTGACTTCGACCTGATTCTGGTTCTGGATAAGGGAAAgatcgtcgagcagggcagTCCCAAGGAGCTTCTTGGTCGTGGTTCCGCCTTCAAAGCGCTCTACGAGACTTTGCACGGCAAAGATCATTGATGGCTTGGGCGGCGAAAACAGTACCCACAAGTATATCATTTTGAAGAAAGGGGGCATGGATGAGATTTAGGGTATATCTGTCATAAGGAAGCTAAACTACTAACCTTACACGCCACCGTCTGCCTTCCACTTCTTGTGTGATGAAGTACCTTATGTTGTTATTTTAAGTGGTATATTTACTTGTGTGATTTCTTACAGGTTTCAAAATACTATACTTTATACTCCTCATGACTTGTTCGTAGAAATAACTACTGCAGTATTAGCTACTCATATCGCTAAATGTCGCAACTAGTAAACGTTACATGCTTTAGTATGTACCTGTTAGGTAGGGCTTCGTTATCTAGTTGTCACTTAGACCTCTATGAGATCTAAGAATCTATTTATCAACAGAAGAATAAATGTACACGCACACAAGCCGCCACCACTTCCCAGTTGCCATTTGCGTCCAGGCGAATGAGGGCTCTATAAGTCATCTCCAGAGTAACGG containing:
- a CDS encoding Putative AAA+ ATPase domain, ABC transporter type 1, transmembrane domain-containing protein, giving the protein MAANNTCVSQGDHDFGPVVDPCIRKFDFTLLFEDTILSIVPSAIFVLLAALRILSLQSRPNVAGNIFRLVKLVLICILTAIAVALTALWAREEGLSLNSKAAIAAAVLSIIDGLAAAALSFTEHSRSVGPSLLLSAFLVLSTIFHGVRLRTLWLKSVGIPIASLSTASLALKLVILVLEEQSKRRWIIGEKEAWSSEETAGLSNRIGFHWLNVLLLKGYSAALSIAKLPIIDSKLLSESLWERIGLRWKTTSKEGNNVLLGTVFSVLKWPILAPIPAYLIIVGLQLAQPLLISSIMAYLATPVDHSEHQKNTGYGLIGAYGLVYLCIAAVTAMCQHLVYRYVSMMRGCLVLLIYQKTTSMSVVAAEDAAAVTLMSTDIERIINGMSKLHESWSTLLQMAVALALLYRQLGIVFVVPLSLFLFCAVGAGYLSGSAGTFQASWMKAIEKRVSVTSSVLGSTKGVKLSGFSDKMSQIIQDLRLKEIASAARFRTMLLFIVILSYAPGSISPVVTFGAYTAIAQRDHTALDSNRIFTSLALLNLITQPLNELFAHLPNIMAAIACFGRVQAFLLSPDTSAKAGAGQSSTKRASTASAEGSLSNLSVPPDTEKQPSMMATPATGHALEIRQAKFGWKADVEPTLSDVTLDIPHGKLTMVVGPVASGKSTLLKAILGETPVSEGTIARSSNSIAFCDQVPWLTNETLRRNVTGFSHFDASWYTTVIRACALEDDIATFPEGDQVIIGSKGVALSGGQKQRVAVARAVYSRRDIAIFDDVFSGLDFETQNRIFNNVFGSSGLLRQRNTTVLFVTHAGLLLPWKTLSLWSDSNLMFVVHILPKADYVIALEGTGKIACHGTFDELNKQSGYINKFNLAVKEDEIDQEAARDDGKAAYEPARNHKASESSVNEDIQRLGDRSVYKYYFKATGYRSVVIFVVLQIIWVFLTKFPEIWLSWWGEANDRHPNQETGKYMGIYSALQVCSLIALAVTCWHTVLGMAATSGIKLHLILLEKALGFSQDIQLIDAELPISLLNVAANGLMCIAQALMIIPVSYQLIAAFPFLFGVLWVIQRFYLRTSRQLRFLDLDAKTPMYSQFLETLSGLPTIRAFAWQKDLTLLMRERLDTSQRPMYLLYSIQRWLTLVLDLTVAALAIVLISVAVALRGRVGAGFAGVALYNIMGLSSAMKAAVTVWTILETSIGAVARVKTFAEQTPREKKPNESQTPPASWPKTGAITFDNVTASYSEGLEPVLSEVSFTISPGQKVGICGRSGSGKSSLLLSLLRLIDCSEGKILIDNIDTSTMPRELLRQRLNALPQEPPFFSGSIRLNCDPQGTASDEDIIDALRTVGIWEVIEGKGGLNAEFSDDFFSHGQKQVFCLARGILCPSNIVVMDEATSRYVSTISPQCLGCNDRLELTCRTSVDIDTEKNMIEVIRKRFGNATIISVAHRLDTILDFDLILVLDKGKIVEQGSPKELLGRGSAFKALYETLHGKDH